AGCGATACGATTCTGATCAGAAACCTGGAAGATACAGTATCCAATATAAAAATCTATGTCAAAGATCAACACCTGATCGCTGAAATGTCTGCATCAGGAAAACCTGTTTTTTATAGTCAGCAACTGGACAACATTAAGGGAGTGCTTCCGGCAGAAAGCAGGATTACCGGTATTAAAAAAGACGGTATTGTTTATTACAATGCCAGCAAAAATATTGAACTGACAGAAGAACCTCTCCATGATCATAAAATCAATACTAAACTTCTTATGAGTTTACTGCTGCCAAAAACAACTGATCTGAATGTTGTTTTCCAGCATCTTGGAGATCTTTTTTCTAAAGAAGAAGCCTTGTTGGTCATTTATAAAAGTGGCGCTTCAAAAGAGAAACCCGAAATTTTAAGCTTTTTACAAACTGATGCCCAGGGGAAAATTGATTCCGGAATTACCTGGACCGCAGATGCCAGGCCTTACTATGAAATTTATAATAAGGGTAAAGTCAGCAAAAAGGAATTCATCAGCTTAGCAGCTTTTCAGGCGGTGTTTATGAAATACATGCAGTAAGAAAATCCGGTTAAAATGCGGATATAATGTGTTGCATTTCCCTTTAGTTTTTATTAATGATTACTTCGTTATTAATAGGGGATTGATAGGTCATTTATTGGTCTGTCATACCTTTTAACAACGTTTTTATAACTTAGTAGCTATTAACTTTAATTAGTTACATATTAATAGTATATGCAAAATATTTCGTAAATTACTGCTATTGAACTTAATTAGTTAACTAAAAGCAGTAAAATGGGAAAATTAATAAACGGGCTATTTGGCGGATTCCATGGCAGAATCGGCAACCTGGTAGGTTATACTTTAAAAGGTAAACACATCATTAGAAAAATAGGTATCAGTACTAAACCGCTGACCCCCGCAAGAAAAGCCAATTGCCAAAAAATGAAGGTAGTAAACGAAATACTGAGCCCTTCGCTTCCTGTTATACGGGCTGGATTCCGTCTGGCAATTGTCGGAACGGATAAAAGCGAGTATAATGAAGCCGTTTCTTATAATAAACTGAATGCCCTTCAGGGTGAATATCCAAACATCAGCCTGGATTATACCAAAGTACTGGTCAGCATGGGAGATCTCCCTATGGCGGTTAATCCTGCAATCAGCCAGAATGCTGATGGCAATGAGATCGAATTTAACTGGGAAATACCGGCTGATCTGTCTTACCAATATGATAACGACCGTGCCATGCTGATGATTTATTTCCCGGCATTAAAAGTAAGCTGTTATCATCTGATCGGATCAAAAAGAGCTGAAGGTAAAGACACGATCCGTATCGATGGAGCCCATGCAGGAGAACGCATGGAAGCTTATATCTCTTTTATTAAAGACGATGGAAAACAGGTCTCAAATAGTGTTTATGCCGGTTCTTTAAATGCCGGTAAAGCAACAGAAAGCACTGTAGAAACAGCGCCAAAAACAGCAACACCAATCCTGGATTTCAGTTTTTCAGGCCCGGATTTTGAAATCATAGACGTTCCGAATCAGGAGCTGAGTTCAGCTAAAGGTTGGAATCAGTATTTCTTGAAAAACAAGGCTAGTGATGAGATTATTGGTGATTTCACCTTTAAACTCAGACAAAACAACCAGTATATAGCCGAAATTGAGATCAACATCTCTCCTGTGGAGCAGCGTAAAGGTGATACAAAAGAAGCTGCATCGGCGCTAATGTCTTTCCTGTTTGAAAAAGCAAAAGTTAACCGGATTGTAAAAACGGTGAATGCTAAAGATGAGGCTGCTATAGCCTTGCTGAGGAGCTTAGGTTTCAGTGAAGAAGGCTATTTCGTGGAAAATGCCTTCATAGATGGTAAATGGATCAATCAATATCAGTTTGCCATGCTAAAATCTGAATGGGATTTATTTAAATAAAATTTGTAATTCCTATGGGATTAGTAGATTATTTGTATATTTGCTGCTGAAGATGCTTCTTTAATCTTCCGACTTATCCAGAAAGACTGAGGGAATGGCCCTGTGATGTCTTAGCAACCTCTACCTTCTAACCGGTAAAAGGTGCTAATTCCAATTCGCAAATAGCGAATAAGATAAGCAGTTCAACAGCTACAATGCTGCTGCTTATCAAGCCATCACTCATCACTGAAAAAGAAGGAAACGGGGCGCATCCTAAACTTAAATTTAAGCATATGAACCTACTCTTACTTCCTTACGAAACTAGCTGCGCTAAATCTTTTTATCACCCTGTTGCAAATCACGATATGCGTGGGGCAACACTCATGTGTTGTTGCCGGATCTTTCGTACCAAATTCTAAACTTCTTACACTTATTTCAAAACCAATATGTTAAAAATATACAAAATTTTTATAGGGATTGCTTTGTCCTTTTTTTTCCTGCTGACCGCCGGGGCGCAGTCAGTAAAAGTTACCGGTGTGGTTAATGATAGCGCTGATGGACAGGCGATTCCAGGTGCGTCAGTGACCATCAAAGGAAAAGATAATGCTACAATTACAGATGCAAATGGTAATTTCTCCCTGCAGGCAAATGTGAATGACCTGATCCGGATCAGTTATCTCGGATATGCCAGTAAAGAAATCCGCATTACTTCAGGAACGGGGATTTTAAAGATCAGTCTTGAGCCTTCATTAAACGACCTGAATGAGGTTGTGGTTACCGCATTAGGGATTACGAAAGCCAAGAAATCATTGGGTTACGCTGTACAGGAGCTGAAATCCAAAGATATCACTACCGCAAAAGAAACCAATCTGATCAACTCACTGGCAGGAAAAATCGCCGGTGTACAAACCACCAATAGTCAGGGAGATATGGGTTCTTCGAGGATCATCATCCGTGGAGAAACTTCTATCTCCAGTCAGAATCAACCCTTATTTGTGGTAGATGGAGTTCCGGTAGACAATTCACAGTTTCTTGGCAGCGGAGGTTCCCGGGATTTTGCCAATACAATTTCTGATATCAACTCTGAAGATATTGAATCAATTAGTGTGCTGAAAGGCCCGAATGCCGCGGCTTTATATGGTTCCAGGGCTGCTGCCGGTGTTATCCTGATTAAAACAAAAACAGGAAGAGGGCAACAGGGACTGGGAATCAGTATCAATTCCAATACTACTATTTCTAATTTGCTAACACTGCCAACTTATCAGAATGCTTTTGGCCAGGGTTCAAATGGCAAATTTAGTTATGTAGATGGTAAAGGGGGAGGAGTGAACGACGGTGTGGACGAAAGCTGGGGCCCCGCATTGGATGGCCGCCTGATTCCGCAGTTTAATACAAATGGAAAACCTGAGCCCTTCATTGCCCATCCGGATAATGTGCGGGACTTTTTTGAAACCGGTTATGCCCTGAGTAATGGAGTGGCCATTGCCGGATCTGGGGAGAAACAGGACGTTCGGTTTTCTTATAACAACCTGACTCAGGGTGGGATATTACCCAACTCCTCGCAAAATAAAAATTCACTACTTCTGAATACGACTTATCGCATTACACCGAAACTGACTTTAAATGCCAATGTGAATTATATCAAAAGCAATGCAGCAAATCTGCCGGCATCAGGAGGTAAACGGGCTACCGGTCCGATGCTTCAGTTTACCTGGTTTGGCAGACAGGTAGATGTGAGCCAGCTTAAAAAATATAAAGACGACAATGGAAATAACATCAACTGGAACAACAGTTATTATAGCAATCCCTATTTCATTGCCTATGAAAATACAGTGAGCCAGAAAAGGGACCGCATCATTGGAAGTGCAGAACTGAATTATAAAATTACAGAAGCCCTGTCTGCAAATTTCAGAACCGGAAACGATTATTATACGGATCGCAGAAAGATAAAAATTGCCTATGGCACAAACGGAACTCCTTTTGGCTCCTATCAGGAGGATGCTTATACCGTGAATGAAAACAATACGGAAGGAAGATTGGAGTTTAACAGGAAGATAAACGACGACTTTTCTATTAATGTCCTGGGTGGGGTAAATGTAAGAACATCTACTTTGGAACAGAACGATCAGATGGCTACGAAACTGGCGGTAAATGGCCTCTATACTTTAAACAATTCCAGAGATCCGCTTGTATCTTCCAATTTTTACAGCAAATTGAGAACGTATAGTATCTTTGGATCTGCTCAATTTGGGTATAAAGACTATGCCTTTCTTAACGTAACTTCCAGGAACGACTGGGATTCCAGTTTACCTAAACAAAACCTCTCTTATTTCTATCCTTCAGTAAATGGAAGTGTGGTCCTGACCGAAGCTTTTGATATCAAAAGCGAGGTGTTGAGTTTTGCCAAAATCAGAGGTGGCTGGTCAAAAGTGGGGAAAGCAACCGAGCCTTATCAGCTGGTTAATACTTATAGTTTTACCGCTCCTTTTAATGGAAACCCGCAGCAGGCTGCAAGCCTGGTAGAGCTCAACCCAAATCTGTTACCTGAAATCACCAAATCTGCGGAGGCGGGAATTGAACTGGGCTTGTTTGATAACCGGGTAAAATTTGACCTGAGTGTGTACAATACCAATAGTATCAACCAGATCCTGAAAGTAAACGTGAGTTCATCAACCGGATACAATCAGAAATTAATCAATGGAGGAAGTATCAATAATAAAGGATTGGAAGTACAGCTTGGGTTAACGCCGGTGAAATTGCAGGATTTTAGCTGGGACATCAACCTGAATTATGCACTGAACCGTAGTAAGGTCACGGAGTTGGATAAAGAAGGACTGATCAGCAGTTATACGATCGGAACCAATAGAACTGTAGATGTACTTGCTGCAATCGGCAAACCTTATGGTACTTTCTTTGGAACTGCTTATCAGCGAAATGCTGACGGTGAGATCCTGGTTGGTGCAGGAGGAACACCCGTAATTAACCCGGCAAAACAATATCTGGGTAAATTTACACCCAACTGGCTTGGAGGGATCAGCAACAGTTTTACCTATAAAAATATCAACCTGAACTTCCTGGTAGATGCGAGAATCGGGGGTAAAGTATATTCCAATTCAAACCGGACCGGAACCTATACAGGGGTACTGGCAAGTACCTTAAAAGGAAGAAATACTGAAAACGGTGGTTTGAGCTACTATTTCCCTGGAAATGTGAATTCGGGAACAGCAGTTGGAATTTCCAATGGCGGACAAGCCCCGGGAGGAGAAACGGTCTACACGGATGGGATGATCTTCGATGGTGTATTGGCTGATGGTACAAGAAACAGCCGCATCGTTCCTGCCCAACAATATTATAAAGGGATTACCAATGTGGATGAACAGTTTATCTACGATGCATCGTATGTTAAATTGAGAGAGGTGAAGTTGAGTTATACCTTACCGGGCCAATGGACTAAGAAAATAGGATTTCAGAATGCGACCTTCTCCCTGGTAGGGCGAAACCTATGGATCATTCATAAAAATGTACCAAACATTGATCCTGAAACCGCATTCAATACGGGAAATGCACAAGGCCTGGAAGACCTGAGCCTTCCAACAGCAAGATCATATGGTTTTAACCTTAACCTTAAATTCTAAACATCATGAAATTCAAATATATTCCAGTTCTATTTTCCAGCATTTTTACGTTATCTCTCAGTTCCTGCAAGGATCAACTGGCAGATCTGAATAAAAATCCCAATTCTGCTGAAGTCCCGCAAGCGGATTACCTGCTTACCGGAGCTATAAAAAGTACGGCAGATACCTATTGGGGGGTAACCAATAACATGAACTCCAGTTTGTTATTCATTCAACATTGGTCGAAAATTCAATACACGGATCCAGACCGTTATATTTTTACCAATAATGACCTTCAGGAATTATGGTCGTCCGGTTACACCAAAGGAATTACCAATCTGAACAAACTGGTGAGCCTGGCTGATGAGCAGGGAAATACCAATTACAGAGGTGTGGCGAAGGTCTTGAGGTCCTGGGTGTTTTTATTGCTGACAGATGCTTATGGAGATATCCCATATTCTCAGTCTGTACAGATCAAAGCTTATGTAAATCCTGTTTATGATACGCAAAAGGATGTTTATTTTGGACTGCTTGCTGATTTAAAGTCGGCTCAGGCAGACCTGAATGCTGCGGGTAAGCCAATTCTAGGTGACATTATCTATAATGGTAAAATTGAACTCTGGAAAAAGTTCGCGAATGCTTTGAGGTTGCGTATCGCGCTCCGTATCGCGGATAAAGAGGTAGAAAAAACGAAAGCTGTACTGGCTGAGCTTACTGCAGAAGGAGGGGCGCTGATTGCGGCTAATCAGGAGAATGCACAACTGAATTATTCTACTTCGCCTAATCAGAACCCGGTGAGTAATCTATTCGATACCCGGGATGATTACAGAATGAGCAAAACTATTGTGGATACGTTGAGGTCAATGAATGATCCAAGACTTCCCATATTCGCCAGTCCGACAAAAGATGTGACAGCAAAAACCTATGTAGGTATTCCAAATGGCTTATTAACGGGAGATGCCAGTAATTATGGATTGACCAAAACGTCTAAACCTGGTGTTTATTTTCTGGCGCCTACTGCTCCGGCAGTGATCATCAGCTATGCAGAAGTGTTGTTTAACAGAGCTGAAATTGCAGCAAGAGGGCTGAGTAACGAGAACGCTGCAGCACTTTATAAGCAGGCTATCGAAGCGTCATTGCAGCAATATGGTGTTTCAGCAGCAGCGATTACTGCTTATACGCAATCTCCGGCAATACAGTATGACGCTACGAACTTTAAGAAATCTATCGGATATCAAAAATGGATTGCGTTGTTCGGGCAGGGATTAGAAGCTTTTGCGGAATGGCGCCGGCTGGACTATCCGGAACTTGTTCCGGCAGTTGCAGGGACGCTTTCGGGGAAAATTCCATTGAGGTTTATCTACCCGGGGCAGGAACAATCTTTAAATGGAGCAAATTATAGAGCAGCAGTAGCGAGGCAGGGTGCAGACCTCCTGACTACCCGTCTTTGGTTCGACCTGAAATAAACCGGGCGGAGGACCAGATCAATATAGAAGGACCATACGAAAGTATGGTCCTTTTTTAATCTTGAAAATTTGCATGTAATGCTGTAATATCCATACTTTTTACCTGCTGAAATATGCCAACTTTGTGGAGTCATCAAAAGAGAAATTATGAAAACGTTAAAAGAGAAAGTAGTCTTAATCACAGGTGCTTCGAGAGGGATAGGAGCTGCGATCGCACATAAATTAGCTGAGGCGGGAGCAAAAATAATCGTCAACTACGCCGGAAGTACGGAGGCTGCGGAACAAACCGTAAAAGAGTTGCAACAAAAAGGGGCTGAAGCCATTGCATTGCAGGCTGATGTGAGCAAAACCGCTGAAGTGAAAAGAATGTTTGATGAGGCCATTGCCCATTATGGAAGAATAGACGTTTTAGTCAATAATGCAGGGATTATGATTACGAAGCTGTTAAAGGATACAACCGATGAGGAATTTAGCAGGCAGTTTGATATCAATGTGAAAGGGACTTTCAATACCATGCGGGAAGCTGCTGATCGTCTGGCTGATAATGGCAGTATCATCAATTTCTCTACTTCGGTAAACCGCATTATGCTTCCGGGATATAGCACCTATGTGGCGACAAAAGCAGCTGTTGAACAGTTAACCAGGGTCTTTTCCAAAGAAATAGGTGGTAGGGGGATTAATGTAAACTCCGTGTCGCCAGGCCCGACAAATACCGAATTGTTTACAAACGGTAAACCTCAGGAAGTTATCGATCGTTTAGCTGCTTTGTCTGCTTTCAATAGGATTGGCGAACCTGAAGATATTGCGAAAGTGGTGTTGTTTTTAGCAAGTGATGAAGCCAGCTGGATTACTGCACAGAATCTTGGGGTAAATGGTGGAATGGCATAAAGAGAAATCTACTATATTCATAAAAAAGGCCTTCAGATATCTGGAGGCCTTTTTTATGAGCTGAATTTTATTTTGGTTCCCTTTTACGGGCATTGTCTTTATTTGAGGTCTGGTCGGATCGTTGTCCGCCACCGTTGGTAATGCCTTGTTGTTTTTTATCATCTTTAACACTGTGATGGATGCGGTCTGAAGTCGGATTACCTTGAGCCTGACCTTTCTGTGCTGGATTTTTTTCTCTGTTCATAATACTTTCCTTTCTAATGTTAATTAGTATAAGAACAAAAGAACCGGACTTAAGTTTGGAAATTGTTTCTGTAAGCACATAGGGTAGTGGAGGAGTCAAAATAAGGGGAATACTAGTATTCCCCCAAGGATTAATAACTGAACCAGGTTCTGATTTTGGCGTTGGACCTGATTCAATCTTGTCATTTAAACCTTCTCAAAGTTAAATAAATTAGCAGATAAAAGATTTTCAAATTAATTCTACTTATTTAGTAGAATTAATTTGTATTGTTGGATTCAAATTCTATATTTGTATAAACAATCTAACTCACACAGTATAACGATGTTAAGTTTAAACCTACATCCCGATTTAAGATTCATTTTTACAAATGAAGAATTGATATCCTCCCTTTCCCTGGCAGGATGTTGTTGTTGTTGTTAGTCTGCTGTGCCCCCTGTACAGCCTCCATATTTCTATTAAAAGAGCTTAATATTTAGTAAAGGAACAGAATTCAATTGGCGTTGGTACTGTTCAATCTTGTCATTTAAAATTATCATTATGAAATCTCTTGCAGAATCCTCAGGGAATTCTCTGACCGGCGTAT
This region of Pedobacter steynii genomic DNA includes:
- a CDS encoding GNAT family N-acetyltransferase — protein: MGKLINGLFGGFHGRIGNLVGYTLKGKHIIRKIGISTKPLTPARKANCQKMKVVNEILSPSLPVIRAGFRLAIVGTDKSEYNEAVSYNKLNALQGEYPNISLDYTKVLVSMGDLPMAVNPAISQNADGNEIEFNWEIPADLSYQYDNDRAMLMIYFPALKVSCYHLIGSKRAEGKDTIRIDGAHAGERMEAYISFIKDDGKQVSNSVYAGSLNAGKATESTVETAPKTATPILDFSFSGPDFEIIDVPNQELSSAKGWNQYFLKNKASDEIIGDFTFKLRQNNQYIAEIEINISPVEQRKGDTKEAASALMSFLFEKAKVNRIVKTVNAKDEAAIALLRSLGFSEEGYFVENAFIDGKWINQYQFAMLKSEWDLFK
- a CDS encoding SusC/RagA family TonB-linked outer membrane protein — translated: MLKIYKIFIGIALSFFFLLTAGAQSVKVTGVVNDSADGQAIPGASVTIKGKDNATITDANGNFSLQANVNDLIRISYLGYASKEIRITSGTGILKISLEPSLNDLNEVVVTALGITKAKKSLGYAVQELKSKDITTAKETNLINSLAGKIAGVQTTNSQGDMGSSRIIIRGETSISSQNQPLFVVDGVPVDNSQFLGSGGSRDFANTISDINSEDIESISVLKGPNAAALYGSRAAAGVILIKTKTGRGQQGLGISINSNTTISNLLTLPTYQNAFGQGSNGKFSYVDGKGGGVNDGVDESWGPALDGRLIPQFNTNGKPEPFIAHPDNVRDFFETGYALSNGVAIAGSGEKQDVRFSYNNLTQGGILPNSSQNKNSLLLNTTYRITPKLTLNANVNYIKSNAANLPASGGKRATGPMLQFTWFGRQVDVSQLKKYKDDNGNNINWNNSYYSNPYFIAYENTVSQKRDRIIGSAELNYKITEALSANFRTGNDYYTDRRKIKIAYGTNGTPFGSYQEDAYTVNENNTEGRLEFNRKINDDFSINVLGGVNVRTSTLEQNDQMATKLAVNGLYTLNNSRDPLVSSNFYSKLRTYSIFGSAQFGYKDYAFLNVTSRNDWDSSLPKQNLSYFYPSVNGSVVLTEAFDIKSEVLSFAKIRGGWSKVGKATEPYQLVNTYSFTAPFNGNPQQAASLVELNPNLLPEITKSAEAGIELGLFDNRVKFDLSVYNTNSINQILKVNVSSSTGYNQKLINGGSINNKGLEVQLGLTPVKLQDFSWDINLNYALNRSKVTELDKEGLISSYTIGTNRTVDVLAAIGKPYGTFFGTAYQRNADGEILVGAGGTPVINPAKQYLGKFTPNWLGGISNSFTYKNINLNFLVDARIGGKVYSNSNRTGTYTGVLASTLKGRNTENGGLSYYFPGNVNSGTAVGISNGGQAPGGETVYTDGMIFDGVLADGTRNSRIVPAQQYYKGITNVDEQFIYDASYVKLREVKLSYTLPGQWTKKIGFQNATFSLVGRNLWIIHKNVPNIDPETAFNTGNAQGLEDLSLPTARSYGFNLNLKF
- a CDS encoding SusD/RagB family nutrient-binding outer membrane lipoprotein, yielding MKFKYIPVLFSSIFTLSLSSCKDQLADLNKNPNSAEVPQADYLLTGAIKSTADTYWGVTNNMNSSLLFIQHWSKIQYTDPDRYIFTNNDLQELWSSGYTKGITNLNKLVSLADEQGNTNYRGVAKVLRSWVFLLLTDAYGDIPYSQSVQIKAYVNPVYDTQKDVYFGLLADLKSAQADLNAAGKPILGDIIYNGKIELWKKFANALRLRIALRIADKEVEKTKAVLAELTAEGGALIAANQENAQLNYSTSPNQNPVSNLFDTRDDYRMSKTIVDTLRSMNDPRLPIFASPTKDVTAKTYVGIPNGLLTGDASNYGLTKTSKPGVYFLAPTAPAVIISYAEVLFNRAEIAARGLSNENAAALYKQAIEASLQQYGVSAAAITAYTQSPAIQYDATNFKKSIGYQKWIALFGQGLEAFAEWRRLDYPELVPAVAGTLSGKIPLRFIYPGQEQSLNGANYRAAVARQGADLLTTRLWFDLK
- a CDS encoding SDR family oxidoreductase, producing the protein MKTLKEKVVLITGASRGIGAAIAHKLAEAGAKIIVNYAGSTEAAEQTVKELQQKGAEAIALQADVSKTAEVKRMFDEAIAHYGRIDVLVNNAGIMITKLLKDTTDEEFSRQFDINVKGTFNTMREAADRLADNGSIINFSTSVNRIMLPGYSTYVATKAAVEQLTRVFSKEIGGRGINVNSVSPGPTNTELFTNGKPQEVIDRLAALSAFNRIGEPEDIAKVVLFLASDEASWITAQNLGVNGGMA